The Arcanobacterium pinnipediorum genome includes a region encoding these proteins:
- a CDS encoding S8 family serine peptidase has protein sequence MGRFLRSTVFAISVSLSLGITPLAVATPVSHVQHSSEVSLTDIDSLIKDHGERSSQRVRVLIMLERQPAYASELGEADNKNRQAQLIAQWREKYELEPGRQLGFLVNGFSATMPASKIPALQREPEVASVKRERTYEKLEHNARKMEGVPRAHELFGLDGAGTVVSIIDSGIDPRHKDLQLSAQECDQAKLAPDTTHGSLFTCKVPAGYNFADDNYEIIDREESQHGQHVSGIVGANASIRDDIAQPDVLENSAFDGVAPKAQLLAMKVFPNNPDARANDSDIIAAIEASVKLRADIINMSLGSANGNRNDSDGVARAIAKAREAGVLVVVAAGNEGKNFSPNGELDNYSEQLDDGTLGSPAADSASFTVASIDNQVQVVPVANWRVGQDGQDQLLPHKSATGSADGQLYELVDLGYGQESDFTAEKKAELSGKFALIQRGKVTFADMFERAFSANAQGVLVYNDAARGEEFIGMGGIEHYTQFSASTYHSVGVQLVDELKTNKVYVKFTNERQLTDFGGTQTLRPSSFTSWGPTPTLDFSPHISGVGGEVYSLQNDDRYVSLSGTSMAAPNVAGLSALLWQHYAQQFPELSGVERTERIRAALMNTAQIPVNEAGIPFAPRQIGAGLARIDYAATSPVIATVNGLPYVSLREVQGQTSFTVSLHNYGQEDATYSIPAQQVLNESESDSGNAITVISSEQLSADVQTVTIPAGEERTVTFTLTPDTATSHFIEGWARFTGQNVPDIAVPYLGFVGSWNAEPIIEKPGVPWGDPVEHTAYTGLATLREGLVVPIGLLNDVLDDERDLTLWMSPNDDGLQDVIFPQLLVRRNAAEVEYEIESEDGTIRQTTGKQQDLRRYTLKAALGPNVTNDDIVENASGYGFDGQTYDPRNVAYTNVPDGRYIFKVKTRVSPEYDWQVTQLPFGIDTTTPTVTFGRYDEAEGYVYFTVNDSGSGIQVLPVVDTDSQTNLIAERVGDSDSEFRVAVPEHTKHIVVNAGDMAANVATAVHILNPQDKISVAFADDIQAGPIGPIKPYVTFLGEPDGPKLVVDGYVAQDVAKVTINGTETEIVDRNFYEYIPLVAGDNDIKIVAYNAAGEQVSALDLTPFYDALPPVLTIDSPAPISENTVTLTGSITDDNPQAQLVVLVDGVPATINENGEFSAVVEVSDDAQTVTVVASDGAQRISEAVPIAGRGADTPVPPPPPLPGGPVLPPPPPPLPDGGFPSTVSLPEITNAQCSEQIDICAVPTDTTNYDRETKVFQLKGTLNAELIAKLQLVPTGEAKDGKVVEPEPLVAQINPADGTFAIDIPARTGQNDFRLEIFVPGETADKPVKVKEHGFKLLIDVNVPEIHIDQPVTVGGSIFTATSEVVFSGKVSDDGWGYKFLINKDTVEERENNSGHGPQSNEREFTYPLKVEDGDKVLITVIDSFGNQILGVYPVVVDKEAPMLQTQYGEEALVESSVIADKEPIDVSATDLHLRSLKVELKDIDGTTISTQRLFTDINVTQRPIEDLMADVREIRDLAPDEEADADTALNAQLQGSQEDTPDEAAQEESPSVENEVFVSGTEANVVDQKLSVPIPTRDLRAGLYTLTVLADDFAGNVKTSAVTFVVDSLPLIEGPDTVDLTLTRLELTNFYLVSELIFAKFSIVDDGSADIKGDGSGSGEPRFLLDPSTVLVPGTNNVILRAIQPNGMETHKLLTVNITVKDDAPTPPGQDPDNDGATDTSTDGSNNGSGITDITNGKPGNAHSGSTLIPLANTASATHSGKLATTGSYSGYLILLAALLIAGGMVLNQRSRRL, from the coding sequence ATGGGAAGATTCTTAAGATCTACTGTTTTCGCGATATCGGTTAGCCTTAGCCTAGGTATAACTCCGTTAGCAGTAGCCACTCCAGTTTCTCACGTGCAGCATTCTAGCGAAGTCTCGTTGACGGATATAGATTCCTTAATAAAGGATCATGGCGAGCGCTCATCGCAACGCGTGCGCGTACTAATTATGCTTGAGCGTCAGCCAGCGTATGCATCTGAGCTAGGCGAAGCAGACAACAAAAATCGCCAGGCACAACTTATTGCACAATGGCGTGAGAAGTACGAACTCGAACCAGGACGCCAACTAGGCTTTCTCGTCAACGGTTTTTCTGCAACGATGCCGGCAAGTAAGATTCCAGCATTGCAACGCGAACCAGAAGTAGCTTCAGTCAAACGTGAACGAACCTACGAAAAACTAGAGCATAATGCACGCAAGATGGAAGGTGTGCCACGCGCACACGAGCTCTTCGGTCTCGATGGGGCCGGCACAGTTGTCTCCATCATTGACTCTGGTATAGATCCTCGGCACAAAGATTTACAGCTTTCGGCGCAAGAATGTGACCAGGCCAAACTGGCACCAGATACCACACACGGTTCGTTATTTACCTGCAAAGTTCCAGCAGGATACAACTTCGCCGATGACAACTACGAAATTATTGACCGTGAAGAAAGCCAGCACGGCCAACACGTCTCTGGCATCGTAGGAGCTAATGCGTCAATCCGCGATGATATAGCCCAACCCGATGTGCTTGAAAATAGTGCCTTTGATGGTGTGGCACCAAAGGCGCAACTCTTGGCTATGAAAGTCTTCCCCAATAATCCAGATGCCCGCGCAAATGATTCTGATATCATCGCCGCGATCGAAGCATCGGTAAAGCTCCGCGCAGATATTATCAATATGTCTTTAGGATCTGCCAACGGTAACCGCAACGATTCTGATGGTGTTGCACGCGCAATTGCCAAAGCGCGTGAAGCTGGCGTTCTCGTCGTCGTCGCCGCTGGTAACGAAGGTAAAAACTTTTCTCCTAATGGTGAATTAGATAACTATTCAGAGCAACTTGACGATGGAACTCTCGGTTCGCCAGCCGCAGATAGCGCCAGTTTTACCGTTGCATCAATCGACAACCAAGTTCAGGTCGTTCCAGTAGCGAACTGGCGCGTTGGCCAAGACGGTCAAGATCAACTCTTGCCACACAAGAGTGCAACTGGCAGTGCTGACGGGCAACTCTATGAGCTTGTCGATCTAGGCTACGGGCAAGAAAGTGATTTCACCGCGGAGAAGAAAGCAGAACTTAGCGGCAAGTTCGCTCTTATCCAACGAGGTAAAGTAACCTTCGCTGATATGTTCGAACGAGCTTTTTCAGCCAATGCACAAGGCGTTTTAGTCTATAACGACGCAGCGCGCGGTGAAGAATTCATCGGAATGGGAGGCATCGAGCACTACACTCAATTCTCAGCTTCCACATACCATTCAGTTGGAGTCCAACTCGTCGATGAACTTAAAACCAACAAAGTTTACGTTAAGTTCACTAACGAGCGTCAGCTAACGGACTTTGGTGGAACACAGACCTTGCGTCCGTCCTCGTTTACCTCTTGGGGTCCAACCCCAACTCTTGATTTCTCCCCGCACATCTCTGGTGTAGGTGGAGAAGTTTATTCCTTACAAAACGATGATCGCTACGTTTCTTTGTCGGGCACTTCCATGGCAGCGCCAAATGTCGCTGGACTTTCAGCGCTACTGTGGCAACACTACGCTCAACAATTCCCAGAACTGAGCGGTGTAGAACGCACTGAACGGATCCGCGCAGCGCTGATGAACACCGCGCAAATCCCCGTCAATGAAGCAGGTATACCATTTGCACCTCGCCAAATTGGCGCCGGCTTAGCGCGAATCGACTATGCGGCTACGAGCCCAGTTATTGCCACCGTCAATGGTCTACCATATGTCTCCTTGCGAGAAGTACAAGGGCAAACATCATTCACTGTTTCCCTGCACAATTACGGGCAAGAAGATGCAACGTATTCCATCCCTGCACAACAAGTTCTCAATGAATCAGAGTCTGATTCTGGAAATGCAATCACAGTTATTTCATCAGAACAGCTCAGTGCTGACGTTCAAACCGTCACGATTCCAGCAGGTGAAGAACGCACCGTAACATTCACCCTTACCCCCGATACCGCAACGTCTCACTTCATCGAAGGATGGGCGAGATTTACCGGTCAAAATGTTCCAGATATTGCAGTGCCATACCTGGGCTTTGTCGGAAGTTGGAATGCTGAGCCTATCATCGAAAAGCCTGGCGTGCCATGGGGAGATCCAGTGGAACACACTGCTTACACTGGCTTAGCTACCTTACGTGAAGGCTTAGTTGTTCCTATCGGACTCCTCAACGACGTCTTAGATGACGAACGTGATCTAACATTGTGGATGTCGCCTAATGATGACGGACTCCAAGATGTCATATTCCCGCAGTTGCTGGTACGTCGAAATGCCGCTGAGGTCGAATACGAAATCGAATCCGAAGATGGCACGATTCGCCAAACCACAGGCAAACAGCAAGATCTACGTCGCTACACGCTCAAAGCCGCTTTAGGTCCTAACGTGACGAACGACGACATCGTTGAAAACGCGAGCGGATATGGATTTGACGGCCAGACCTACGATCCACGAAATGTCGCCTACACCAACGTTCCTGACGGACGCTACATTTTTAAAGTAAAGACACGCGTGTCACCAGAATATGACTGGCAAGTAACTCAACTGCCATTTGGTATTGACACCACAACACCAACAGTTACGTTCGGACGATACGATGAAGCAGAAGGATACGTCTACTTCACCGTCAATGACTCTGGTTCTGGAATCCAAGTATTACCCGTTGTCGATACTGATTCGCAAACCAATCTCATTGCAGAACGAGTAGGTGATTCCGACTCAGAATTCCGGGTCGCGGTTCCTGAGCACACCAAGCACATTGTGGTTAACGCTGGCGATATGGCTGCTAACGTGGCTACTGCGGTACATATTCTTAATCCGCAAGACAAGATCAGCGTTGCGTTTGCAGATGATATCCAAGCTGGCCCAATTGGACCGATTAAACCATACGTCACCTTCCTTGGTGAACCTGACGGTCCGAAGCTGGTGGTAGACGGATACGTTGCGCAAGATGTTGCCAAAGTGACTATTAACGGTACTGAAACTGAAATTGTTGACCGCAATTTCTATGAATATATACCACTAGTTGCCGGCGATAACGATATCAAGATCGTAGCTTACAACGCTGCCGGAGAACAGGTGAGCGCGCTTGATCTAACACCGTTCTATGATGCGCTACCACCGGTCTTAACCATTGACTCACCCGCGCCAATTTCTGAGAACACAGTGACCCTAACCGGATCCATTACCGATGATAATCCGCAAGCTCAATTGGTTGTCCTTGTCGATGGTGTCCCTGCAACAATCAACGAAAATGGCGAGTTTAGTGCAGTCGTTGAAGTTTCAGACGACGCCCAGACGGTCACTGTTGTGGCTAGCGATGGTGCCCAGCGCATTTCAGAGGCGGTTCCAATTGCAGGACGTGGTGCCGATACACCGGTTCCACCGCCGCCGCCTTTGCCGGGTGGACCAGTACTTCCACCTCCGCCACCACCATTGCCTGACGGTGGCTTCCCATCAACGGTTTCGCTTCCTGAAATAACAAACGCCCAATGTAGTGAACAGATAGATATCTGTGCGGTTCCAACCGATACGACCAATTACGATCGTGAGACGAAGGTATTCCAGCTCAAGGGCACCCTCAATGCTGAACTGATCGCCAAACTCCAGTTGGTTCCGACAGGAGAAGCTAAGGATGGCAAGGTTGTTGAACCTGAGCCATTAGTAGCGCAGATTAATCCAGCAGATGGCACTTTCGCTATCGATATTCCAGCACGTACCGGACAAAATGATTTCCGGCTCGAAATCTTTGTTCCTGGCGAGACTGCGGATAAGCCAGTCAAGGTCAAGGAACATGGGTTTAAGCTTCTCATTGACGTCAATGTGCCAGAAATACACATCGATCAGCCAGTGACGGTTGGTGGCTCGATCTTCACGGCCACCAGCGAGGTAGTCTTCTCTGGAAAAGTCTCTGACGATGGTTGGGGCTATAAGTTCTTAATCAATAAGGACACCGTTGAAGAGCGGGAAAATAACTCCGGGCACGGTCCACAATCCAATGAACGTGAGTTCACTTATCCACTCAAGGTTGAAGACGGAGATAAGGTTCTTATTACCGTCATTGATAGTTTCGGAAATCAAATCCTTGGTGTCTACCCGGTCGTGGTCGATAAGGAAGCTCCAATGCTCCAAACCCAATACGGCGAAGAAGCACTGGTAGAAAGTTCTGTCATTGCAGACAAAGAGCCAATCGATGTTTCGGCAACTGATCTTCATCTGCGTAGTTTGAAGGTTGAGCTAAAGGATATCGATGGCACTACCATCTCAACACAACGCCTCTTTACCGATATTAACGTCACGCAGCGTCCTATCGAAGATCTGATGGCTGATGTACGAGAGATTCGCGACCTGGCACCAGATGAAGAAGCCGATGCAGATACTGCTCTGAATGCGCAGCTACAAGGTAGTCAGGAAGATACACCAGATGAAGCGGCTCAGGAAGAAAGCCCGAGCGTGGAAAATGAAGTGTTTGTTTCTGGAACTGAAGCTAACGTCGTCGACCAAAAGCTCTCCGTGCCAATTCCAACGCGAGATCTGCGCGCTGGTTTGTACACACTGACGGTTCTAGCTGACGACTTTGCAGGCAACGTCAAGACCTCAGCAGTAACGTTCGTCGTTGATAGCTTGCCTCTCATCGAGGGTCCAGATACGGTGGATCTAACGTTGACTAGACTAGAACTAACTAATTTTTATCTAGTTAGCGAGCTGATTTTTGCAAAGTTCTCCATCGTTGATGACGGATCGGCTGATATTAAGGGCGACGGTAGTGGTAGCGGAGAGCCTCGCTTCCTGCTCGATCCATCTACTGTGCTCGTGCCGGGAACGAACAACGTTATTTTGCGTGCTATCCAGCCCAACGGTATGGAAACACACAAACTTTTGACCGTTAATATTACTGTCAAAGACGATGCTCCAACTCCACCCGGACAAGATCCAGACAATGATGGTGCTACCGATACATCCACAGACGGTTCAAACAATGGTTCTGGTATCACAGATATAACCAATGGAAAGCCTGGAAACGCCCATAGTGGTTCGACGCTTATCCCGCTAGCTAATACTGCTAGCGCGACCCACAGTGGCAAACTCGCTACCACAGGTTCATATTCTGGATATCTCATCCTTCTAGCCGCACTGTTGATTGCCGGAGGAATGGTGCTCAACCAAAGATCACGTCGCCTTTAA
- a CDS encoding pyroglutamyl-peptidase I (catalyzes the removal of 5-oxoproline from various penultimate amino acid residues except L-proline), translating into MRILITGFEPFGNDTENASWEAVSRLPEQISLADAQLVIERRLLPVEFGRGPAMLGQAIESIAPDAVICVGEAGGRCDITPEMRAQNSARASIADNSGHIATGEKLDCGPHTLHSRLPNGHIVEALVAGGYPASLSDDAGQYVCNAVFRSSLTQFAGPAGFIHVPALRSSGVASVGRETDANMPHEPKTDRHNLDFDDLAQALEIACRVVAQHLR; encoded by the coding sequence ATGCGGATTCTTATAACCGGCTTTGAGCCGTTTGGAAATGATACGGAAAATGCGAGCTGGGAAGCTGTCTCTCGCCTCCCAGAGCAGATCAGCCTCGCAGATGCGCAGTTAGTTATTGAGCGGCGATTGCTACCCGTTGAATTTGGTCGGGGACCGGCTATGTTAGGCCAGGCGATCGAAAGTATTGCGCCTGACGCAGTGATATGTGTAGGTGAAGCGGGCGGGCGCTGCGATATCACTCCCGAGATGAGAGCTCAAAATAGTGCTCGCGCCAGTATTGCAGATAACTCGGGCCATATTGCCACCGGAGAAAAGCTTGATTGTGGCCCGCACACTCTCCATTCACGGCTACCCAATGGGCATATCGTCGAAGCACTCGTTGCCGGCGGATATCCAGCCTCACTTTCTGATGATGCGGGACAATACGTATGCAATGCAGTTTTTCGGTCAAGTTTGACTCAGTTCGCTGGCCCTGCTGGTTTCATTCACGTTCCAGCCCTACGCTCCAGCGGTGTGGCCAGCGTTGGCCGAGAAACAGATGCGAATATGCCGCATGAGCCAAAAACAGATCGCCACAATCTCGATTTTGACGATCTCGCCCAGGCGCTTGAAATAGCATGCCGCGTTGTTGCCCAACACCTGCGCTAA
- a CDS encoding proline dehydrogenase family protein, translated as MVTSLKNDIDLPHVAQDAIRRAKIWADRAAELPTDRAGQLLADVLACEGGLDFTIDFVDKVIRPENKQVAARNLEKLSTQKIDFLPAYLSLPAMVGGKMATLAPSIVVGSAFRVFRALVGDLVLDTSPKKLGPAIRQLRKDGSRLNLNLLGEAVLGKKEARRRLSAVMDLLDHEDVDYVSIKVSAVLGVHNPWGYDKAVADAVAGLYPLYHKAHQLGKFVNLDMEEYHDLHLTIDVFKQLLEMPQFHDYSAGIVLQAYLPDALEAMVDLQQWASQRVAGGGAPIKVRLVKGANLPMERVDAVMHGWTLATQPSKAASDANYLRILEYALRREHIRNVHLGIAGHNMFSLGFALSLIEARGITEGYDVEMLKGMATNQARAVREDVGTILYYVPVVDPAEFDVAISYLVRRLEESAAEENFMSGVFDFPHDVSVFERERQRYVTALLGAFPQADEQLRKVLPIEGIGEVPELSFGPRRIQDRRVDDVELVTSFHNVADSDPSLPANVSWASSIFQRMATDDLGTQLADSARVHTEEEVVERISQARDAAQSWADRPAHERASILRKAGKIIGQRRADFITVAGNECGKILHEGDIEVSEAIDFCHYYADLAEELETLDGVDIQPAQVTAAVPPWNFPIAIATGSVAAPLVTGSAVVFKPAEQARRTGALVAQAMWDAGVPREVLQLIDIHPDDLPDAGRALVTQVDQVVFTGSAQTAQLFRSWKPDLRIFAETSGKNAIIVTEQADIDLAAKDIVTSAFGHAGQKCSACSLAILVGSMADSKRLLDQIVDATRSLVVAYPDTPDAEMGPVIEPVAGKLERGLAQLEPGQKWLLTPKQLDDSGRLWSPGIRYGITPGSEFHQTEYFGPVLGIMRAKDLDEAIELQNGVDYGLTGGIHSLDGDEISTWLDRVQVGNAYVNRGITGAIVRRQPFGGWKRSSVGTGSKAGGPDHLLGMVHVSARNDDSVSDLEIVREDISNGMMGELFDLAHAVEPHRKDLFKATVRNVDHALMTRYTADIDVSQLGVEKNILRYKPASVHVRIEDRHEWDLALVMVVGAAAGGADITVSVAGEIPGSFAVLLYRHGIALTVESHEAWLKKLTAEPAFPSRIRYVGENAADIARGVEGSIDVAIYAEPLTGNGRVDLRPFFREQAIAATNHRFGDHTRILDGVL; from the coding sequence ATGGTTACTTCACTTAAAAACGATATTGACCTTCCACACGTCGCCCAAGATGCGATTCGTCGGGCGAAAATATGGGCCGATCGAGCTGCGGAACTACCTACTGATCGAGCCGGTCAGTTGCTGGCAGATGTTCTTGCTTGTGAAGGTGGCTTAGATTTTACGATTGATTTTGTTGACAAAGTAATTCGCCCAGAAAACAAACAGGTCGCGGCACGGAATTTAGAAAAACTCTCGACTCAAAAGATCGATTTCTTGCCTGCGTATTTGTCGCTTCCGGCCATGGTGGGTGGAAAGATGGCAACTTTAGCACCCAGCATCGTAGTGGGTAGTGCGTTTCGGGTATTTCGTGCCCTGGTAGGTGACCTGGTTCTTGATACTAGCCCGAAGAAATTAGGACCAGCAATTCGCCAGCTTCGCAAAGATGGCTCGCGGCTTAACCTGAATTTGTTGGGTGAGGCAGTGCTTGGAAAGAAGGAAGCACGCCGGCGACTCAGCGCAGTTATGGATCTTCTCGACCACGAGGACGTCGACTACGTATCTATCAAGGTTTCAGCCGTCTTGGGTGTGCACAACCCCTGGGGGTATGACAAGGCTGTAGCAGATGCAGTGGCAGGTCTCTATCCGCTCTATCACAAAGCGCATCAATTAGGGAAGTTCGTGAACTTAGATATGGAAGAGTATCACGACTTGCACTTGACGATTGACGTTTTCAAACAGCTTTTAGAGATGCCGCAGTTCCACGATTATTCTGCAGGTATTGTTCTCCAAGCATATCTACCTGATGCTTTGGAAGCGATGGTTGATCTTCAACAGTGGGCTAGCCAGCGAGTAGCGGGCGGTGGAGCGCCTATTAAGGTCCGGTTGGTTAAAGGCGCGAATCTGCCGATGGAACGCGTCGATGCAGTGATGCACGGTTGGACGCTTGCTACTCAGCCTTCGAAGGCTGCCTCGGATGCCAACTATTTGCGTATTTTGGAATACGCTCTGCGCCGTGAACATATTCGTAATGTCCATTTAGGTATAGCTGGCCATAATATGTTCTCCTTAGGTTTTGCGTTGTCGCTTATCGAAGCCCGGGGGATAACTGAAGGCTACGACGTCGAAATGCTCAAAGGCATGGCAACCAACCAGGCGCGTGCTGTGCGCGAAGATGTTGGCACTATCTTGTACTATGTACCAGTTGTTGATCCGGCTGAATTCGACGTCGCTATTTCTTATCTTGTGCGCAGACTTGAAGAGTCGGCAGCTGAAGAGAACTTCATGTCGGGCGTGTTCGATTTTCCCCATGACGTATCTGTTTTTGAACGCGAACGTCAACGCTACGTCACCGCATTGTTAGGCGCCTTCCCACAAGCTGATGAGCAGTTGCGCAAGGTGTTGCCGATAGAAGGTATTGGCGAGGTTCCAGAGCTTAGTTTTGGCCCGCGACGTATTCAAGATCGCCGGGTCGACGACGTCGAACTGGTCACCTCGTTCCATAACGTTGCTGATTCGGATCCGTCGTTGCCAGCAAATGTTTCGTGGGCAAGCAGTATTTTCCAGCGCATGGCAACAGACGATTTAGGCACCCAGTTGGCTGATTCTGCTCGCGTGCACACTGAAGAAGAAGTCGTTGAACGAATTTCTCAAGCTCGAGATGCCGCCCAATCTTGGGCTGATCGTCCGGCTCACGAGCGGGCATCAATTTTGCGCAAGGCAGGAAAGATCATCGGGCAGCGGCGTGCTGATTTCATTACGGTAGCAGGTAATGAGTGCGGCAAGATACTTCACGAGGGTGATATTGAAGTCTCGGAGGCGATTGATTTTTGTCATTACTATGCAGATCTTGCCGAAGAGTTAGAAACTCTTGACGGAGTCGATATTCAACCAGCGCAGGTCACTGCCGCGGTGCCGCCGTGGAATTTCCCGATTGCAATTGCTACCGGATCGGTAGCTGCACCCTTGGTTACTGGTTCTGCAGTTGTTTTCAAGCCAGCAGAACAGGCTCGTCGTACGGGCGCGTTGGTTGCCCAAGCAATGTGGGATGCCGGTGTTCCGCGTGAGGTGCTCCAGCTTATTGACATCCATCCAGATGATTTACCTGATGCTGGTCGCGCGTTAGTGACCCAGGTTGATCAGGTGGTTTTTACGGGCTCTGCGCAAACAGCTCAATTGTTCCGTTCGTGGAAACCAGATCTTCGTATTTTTGCTGAAACTTCAGGTAAGAATGCCATTATCGTTACTGAACAAGCAGATATTGATCTGGCTGCGAAAGACATCGTGACGTCGGCATTTGGGCATGCTGGTCAAAAATGTTCGGCTTGTTCGTTGGCGATTTTGGTTGGCTCTATGGCCGATTCGAAACGGCTCTTGGATCAGATCGTTGATGCGACGCGTTCGCTCGTGGTTGCCTACCCAGATACTCCTGACGCAGAGATGGGCCCGGTGATTGAGCCTGTTGCTGGAAAGCTTGAACGTGGATTGGCGCAACTAGAACCCGGTCAAAAGTGGCTTTTGACTCCCAAACAGCTCGACGATTCAGGACGGTTATGGTCACCTGGTATTCGCTATGGAATCACGCCGGGATCGGAGTTCCACCAAACGGAGTATTTCGGTCCGGTGTTAGGCATCATGCGAGCAAAGGATCTCGATGAGGCAATCGAGTTACAAAATGGGGTCGATTACGGTTTGACCGGAGGTATCCATTCGCTTGACGGCGATGAAATCTCAACGTGGCTAGATCGAGTTCAGGTTGGCAATGCCTATGTTAATCGAGGTATTACCGGAGCGATTGTGCGCCGGCAACCGTTTGGCGGCTGGAAGCGTTCCTCGGTGGGAACTGGGTCAAAAGCAGGTGGTCCGGACCATTTGCTGGGGATGGTTCATGTCAGTGCACGTAACGATGACTCTGTTAGCGATCTGGAGATTGTACGTGAAGATATTTCTAACGGCATGATGGGCGAGCTTTTCGATCTCGCGCACGCTGTTGAACCGCATCGCAAGGATCTGTTCAAAGCCACTGTGCGTAATGTCGATCATGCTTTAATGACACGTTACACCGCAGATATCGATGTTTCACAACTGGGCGTGGAAAAGAACATTTTGCGATATAAGCCAGCCTCAGTTCATGTCCGGATTGAAGATAGGCATGAATGGGACCTAGCTCTTGTCATGGTAGTGGGTGCGGCAGCTGGCGGTGCGGATATTACGGTATCAGTTGCCGGGGA
- the putP gene encoding sodium/proline symporter PutP, producing the protein MSDQQFQILSMVIYLLAMVGIGLWAYRKNSSVDDYILGGRQLHPAVAALSAGASDMSGWLLLGLPGALYANGLIESWIAIGLTIGAWLNWKFVAPRLRSYTEVSHNSITVPSFLDSRLRDSSHTLRIVSGIVILFFFTFYVSSGMVAGGTFFEAAFGLDYLTGMLLVAGVTILYTLLGGFLAVSWTDLVQGIMMLLALVMVPVIGLIAVGGPHQALESAEIVNPHLQSMTGGNGLTFTGTIAIISALAWGLGYFGQPHIIVRFMALRKPSQAIAARRIGIGWMIVSILGAMGTALVGIAYAQQSGQKLLENPEQVFIYMGQVLFHPLIAGFMLAAILAAIMSTISSQLLVSSSALVEDIYSVFFHKAVSQNYGVFLSRLAVITISAIAAVLAISPSDTILKLVAFAWAGFGGAFGPIILLTLFWRRITTSGALSGMVVGSLTVVVWSNISGGIFDLYEIVPGFIANLIVTIIVSLLTYTPSEIIDAEFNAAAKLSRDWTSSAEIISEVRATKSEDSYHHRSTRE; encoded by the coding sequence ATGAGCGATCAGCAGTTCCAAATATTGTCCATGGTCATTTATCTACTCGCGATGGTCGGAATCGGCTTGTGGGCTTATCGAAAGAATTCATCCGTCGATGATTACATTCTTGGTGGACGCCAACTCCACCCCGCCGTCGCCGCTCTTTCTGCCGGCGCATCTGATATGTCTGGTTGGCTGTTGCTAGGGTTACCTGGAGCACTGTACGCCAACGGGCTCATCGAATCGTGGATCGCTATCGGTTTGACTATTGGAGCATGGCTAAACTGGAAGTTTGTGGCACCACGATTGCGCTCCTATACTGAGGTTTCACACAACTCAATTACTGTTCCTTCTTTCCTCGACTCCCGGCTACGCGATTCATCGCATACGTTACGGATTGTCTCCGGAATCGTCATCCTCTTTTTCTTTACCTTCTATGTCTCCTCAGGCATGGTTGCCGGCGGCACATTCTTCGAAGCAGCCTTCGGCTTAGACTATCTAACCGGTATGCTCCTCGTTGCTGGAGTAACAATCTTATATACGCTCCTTGGTGGCTTCCTCGCCGTCTCGTGGACTGACCTCGTTCAAGGAATCATGATGCTCTTGGCACTCGTGATGGTTCCAGTCATAGGTTTGATCGCCGTCGGCGGACCGCACCAAGCTCTAGAATCTGCCGAAATAGTTAATCCGCATCTACAATCAATGACAGGTGGTAACGGTTTAACATTTACGGGAACGATTGCTATCATCTCGGCACTGGCATGGGGACTAGGCTATTTCGGTCAACCCCATATCATTGTTCGCTTCATGGCGTTACGTAAACCTTCACAAGCCATTGCTGCACGACGCATTGGCATCGGCTGGATGATAGTGTCCATTCTCGGCGCCATGGGAACTGCACTGGTCGGAATTGCATACGCTCAACAATCGGGCCAAAAGCTCTTGGAAAACCCCGAACAAGTCTTTATTTACATGGGCCAAGTCCTCTTCCACCCGCTCATTGCTGGTTTCATGCTTGCCGCAATTCTGGCAGCAATTATGTCAACCATCTCCTCTCAGCTATTAGTCTCATCCTCGGCGCTCGTCGAAGATATCTACTCAGTGTTCTTCCACAAGGCAGTATCGCAAAATTATGGTGTGTTTCTCTCTCGACTAGCAGTTATCACCATTTCAGCCATTGCAGCTGTTTTAGCAATCTCCCCATCGGACACTATTTTGAAACTCGTCGCATTCGCGTGGGCAGGTTTCGGAGGTGCATTCGGCCCAATCATTTTACTGACGCTGTTCTGGCGTAGAATTACTACCTCGGGAGCCCTATCGGGAATGGTAGTTGGGTCACTGACCGTTGTGGTGTGGAGCAATATCTCTGGCGGTATTTTCGATCTGTACGAAATAGTGCCGGGATTTATAGCAAATTTGATTGTCACGATTATCGTCTCACTACTTACCTACACCCCGTCTGAGATTATCGACGCAGAATTTAACGCAGCAGCCAAACTCTCCCGTGATTGGACTTCAAGTGCTGAGATTATCTCTGAGGTTCGGGCAACTAAAAGCGAAGATAGCTATCATCATCGTAGTACCCGCGAGTAA